The Plasmodium vivax chromosome 7, whole genome shotgun sequence DNA window CTTCTAATGGCatacttcttctccccccttatCTGCCAGCAGAGATATGCCCCCCTAAATCTGCACAATGAGTTTTTGCTCACCATAGCGACTGGCAATTTGGACGAAACGCTAACGGGGTACTACACCAAATATGATTGCTCATCTGGGGATATTAACCTAATTGGGAATGTTAgcaaaatattaattaaggAGACCATGTGTTTGTTGGCCAACGACCCGTCCTACGACCTCTCTGTGTGTAACTCCATCAATCAGTTTCACCCCTCGGCGGAGTTAAAACCTCTGGAGAATAACCAGACGGATGAGGATGAGTTGAATTTGAAGTACCTAGAGATTAAGctgctagccattttgaagaatcatttttttttgggtccCTCCTCCATGGTGCACTACTTGTCTAGGTACTTTTGGCCCGAGGCTTTAATGAGCAGAGCTTCTCTGGTGGACAAGGTGAGGACCTTCTTTTCTCGGGCCGTTCGGAACACTCACAAGGTGCTGGTCCTTCCGCCTTCGCTCGCGGGGGAGGCGTGCGGCCTGCACCTCTCCTCTTTGGTCAACTTCGCAAGGGTGAAGAAGCTACCGGGTGAAGAAGCTACCTGGTGAGGAAGCTCCCGGGTGAAGAAGCCCCCGGGTGAGGAGGCTCCCGGGGGAGGAAGCCCCAAGCGCCGCCCACCTCATAGGAAGTCCCGCTCGAAGAGCGCCACCTGGTTGCGGATGATGTCCTCCAAGTTGTCCTCCCGCTTGGCGCCGGCCTCGTTCAGGTAGCTGTCGAAGATGAGCTGGTCCTCGTCGCTCAGGTTCTGCGTCTCGTCGAAGTTGATGGACGTGTTTAGAATCTTCTGGCTGATTGCTCGCTGCTCGCGCGCGTCACTCACGCTGCGCACACCGCTGACCTTCCTGCGCGGCGCCGACTGGGCAGCTTTCGCCTCGCTGGTTACCTTCCCCCTCAGCAGTGTCCCCGTTTCGTGAAACGCGTTTTTCTCCCTGCGTGTGCCGCTGCGGGTCGACTGGCCCGCATTTCCAGTGTCCACTCTGGAGTGAACTTTTGCCTTGAGGGCACCTTGGCGACTCCCCTTCGATGTACTTGAAATCGATTCGACGCAGAGGttgccttcctttttgttggGGGCCCTCTGGGATTGCCTTGCGTCGCGGCGCTGGCTCGTCAGGGGCCCCTTTTTGGCGGCGCGGCTCGCCGGGTCTGGCCGCCCGAGCTTCGCCCCGCCGCGTGGCTCCGGGGTGGCAACGTTAGCGGGGGCTATGCCAGCGGTGGTCATGTTAGCGGTGGCCACACTAGGAGTGACCGTGGCTGTGACTGTGGTGGCCTTCCCCACCGAAGCTCCCCTGTGGCTTCTCCCCACTTGGCGGCCCCCCCAACTGCGCGGGCTGCCTCCCTGGGGAAGAAACACCGCCGCGTCGCCAGggctccccccatttgtgtcTTCCCAATCCGCGCCTCCCCCAGTTAGGTCCAACCTGGGCGAGCCCCCACGCAGATCCAAATTGACTGTGGCAAAATTATCACCCGAATGGAAATTTAAACTGTCGTTGCTGCAATCTGGGTGGCCCCTTATGTGAGTCCCCAGTTGGACGTCTCCACGCAGGTGGTCCTGATGGAGCGTCTCTTCCATTTTATGGCCACTGAGGGGAGTTGAAGTGGGCGTATCCTCCCCCTGGTGGAGCTGTTCTAAGGACATGTAATTGTTATATTCACTGTGAATTGACTTTGGCTCTTCGAAACATTCCTCCGCTTCGTAACGttcctccgcttcgtcaCTTGTGTAGGCCGCCAGCTGTCTGGGCGACGGCGGCGCATGTGCGTGCGCGTGGTCGTTTTCGCGAAAGAGGGGCTCCATCAGGGGGTTGTCTCCCTGACGTTCCATCGTGCGATGCGCTCGACGAGGAGGTGCCTCCCCTCGTGATGGCGCTTCCTCCCTTGTTGACGTGGCTCCCTCCAGGTCCCCTTCACAACTGAACGCCCTAACCGACTGCACCATCTTTTTAATAGCGTTGAATGTCTCCAGCTTGGCCCTCTTCAGCCTCAGCATGTCTTGGTCCACCTGAGGGGcgcttcttaatttttttatttcctctgTGTAATCTGAGTCCCACAGGTGGTCGAGCTGGGTGGTACCCGCGGAGGAGGTACCGCTGGAGGGGGAGCTGCCATCGTGGGAGCCGCCATCTTGGGAGCTGTCATCTCGGAAGCTGCTTGCGTCGACTGGGCGGCACCCCCCCTCAGCAAATAGCCTAACTGTTAAGTTGGggtaaaatttcttttcttgGAATTCCCCCCTGCGCTGAGGGGGAAGGTCCTCCAGGGGGTCCTCCCTGATGTTAAAGCTGCCTATAATGGGTGATAACAGTTcgttcctcttcttcagctCTTGGGCAAAGTACTCCAAGGTGCTCTCCCCTGTGGATGCTGATCCGTCTGTGGAGATAGTCACTCGATCGCTATCACTGTGGTTGTTGTGAGAGTAAAACTGGTTGTGGgttctgttccttttttcccacgAGGGGGGCTCTCCTTCGTGGTCAGCATAACAGTTGTCTCTCCAATTAGGGGGCCCTTTTTGTGGGCGACTCTTCCCTTTACGCCTCACCGAATGAGAGGAGAAACGGCCAAACTCGCATCCGCTCGAGTACCCATTTAGCAGACTGCTATAATCGTCGCTACTGGCAAGGTAACCTCCACGCAGCGTTTGGTTCGCTCCAAATTGATTCGATCTATGCGGCTCATTTAGGGCACTCCATTTGTGCAACTGCGTACGCTTGCTTCTTCCGTTAGGGAGGTGTCTACCTTTCTGTTGGGTCACTCTCCTGTTGTGCTTGCCCCATTCGGAGCACTGCCCACCAGAGGAAAAACCATCACTGTGGGGTAGGTCTACCGAGGGGTACTTCCCTTCACTGCTGTGCATGTGGGGGGGGCTACCCAGGTGATCATTATAGGGACCACCTGCATGGTTGTTATTCACATCGGACGAACTGTGCCCCCCCCGTTCCTTCATCCTTTTGGTCGTTTTAACAGTACTgctttgttttaattttgggtgatccttttttctgctcccCTGGTGAGAGGCGCATCGGAGTGATCCTTCCCCACGCGGGTTACACTCGTTAATGGTCTGTTCTTCGTTTGACTTTATGCGTCCCCCCTTAGGGAGAGAAGCGAGATTAGTGGTAATCGCGGTGTTAGCAGCGGTTGCGGTGGTAGCCTTGGTCGGCTTCTTAATTCCCCTGACCGCCTGTGCCGTGGCGGGGGCCGACTTGCGCGCCGGGGCGGCGCCGTTCCCCCCGGCCCTCATCCGTTGCAGCCTCTGCTGGTACTCGACCTTCACTTTGTCTAAATTTTTGGACTTGAGGCTGTTTCTCTTCTGCTCGAGCTCCTCTTTGGTGAGCTTAAATTTGTCCAAGTCGTTTTGGTAGCTGTTCCACTCGCTGGCGTGGTTGGCCtggctagccattttgggatgactttttttttttttttttattaacaggtgcatacttttttttttccttctcagCAAAGGCATTAGCGGTTTGTTGAGCTTCTTCTTTAACATTTCGCTGTTCCACTgaattgccttttttttgatggTCACTTTGCGCGggtcttttttcttctcctcgaCTGTACTGTTTTCGCTTTGGCGCTGTAATGCATTTTTCGCCTCCCCCTCGGACTTTTCGCCTTCCGCGCTTCGATCGTTTCGTTCGCTTCGTTCGCTTCGTTCGCTTCCCCcatgctgcttctccttcttcaccctTTTGGCATTCTTTATGGCGTTTTCAAAAAAGTCTTCCACCAGGGAGTCGTAGCTGCTCCCGTCGTAGCTTCTCCCGTCGTAGCTGCCCCCGTCGTAGTTACCCCCGtcgtccttctcctttttttccactcgaGCGAGAGTCCCATCAGGGGAATCGTCTGCCTCCTCGCCgttaagcaaaatgggggccTCCAATTGGTAATCCGATGGGATGCTAAATAGTGGGTCTTCCCCTGGGTTGGCAGTTCGGCGCAAGGAGATTTCCCTCGATgggttccccccccttctaaCTTTGTAGCCGCTTTCGTCGGACGGCGTCATTGTGATGGCACGTTTGGGAGTAGGCCCTTCACttaagggggggagaggtgcGAAGAGCAAAGTTGAACCTACATGTGTACGCTCGCGTGTGTGCTTTCCACGTTGCGCTTCGAGAAAACTCACCGAACGAGGTCCCAACCGTTTGATGCGATTGGGGAAGAGGTGAAgagttttcaaaaaattacaaaaaaaaggagagtttctttttttttttttttttttcttttttttggcctccCATATGTGCCTGTTTGGGAGAACAAAGGTGGAAGATGTgcacgcacaaaaaaaaaaaaaaaaaaaaaaaatacaaacggGTATGCGCGGAGAGGTACCTCGGTAGGATGTCCACGCGAGCTAATTAATCTCCCCAATGGGTGTTAACGAGTCACGAACGGGTAGTTAAGACCCCGCTAGGGtaatcaaaagggggggaaaaaaagaacgccTATGTAAATGCCACACATGAGAGTGCCACGCATGGGAATGCCACAGGAGCGTTCTCCTATGGTCGCGTAAAGGTGAAGTTAACCCCTCGGGTGGTGGTGGGTTGTCTTTCTCCCGTCCCTCAAGGTGTTCTCTCCGGTAGGCGGGGTAGAGCAGCCATTCCGCTGGCCTCATCTCTGCCTTCTCACGAGGGGGTGGAGgtgcttttaattttgggGTAACTGCAAAtgtttgcttcttccaaCAGTTTAGCTAGCCACCCGTTTGGACGCACTCACCAGCGCGTCACTTGTTGGGGCCCTGTTCCTTGTGCTCCCCGTGGAGCTTCTCACCCGTGTGTagcttcttccccgtttggCTCTTGTCGCTCCTTTCCTCCTTATCCCcttgctccccttttgtcttcatctttttttttttcttcccgaTGAGGGGCTGCTCCACGTTTGCAATTTCGATCACGTCGGAGGGTTTGAATTGTGTGTTGCACGCTGTGCAGGCGTTTTCCtgtggggggaaggaggggttagaagaagggggaagggatGTGGCGAATGGGGGAAGTGTGTGTAGAAAAGAAGAGGTgagaagaagggggaagggatGTGGCGACTGGGTGaagtgtgtgtgtgggggggaataaCGTCCATGTGAGTTGGCCTACCGGCCGCTTATACGGCTGCTCCCCCACCGCTCACCCACCGCTCACCACCCACCTTGGCGATGTTCGCGTGGCTGAAAACCTTCTTGGAAAACACGCAGCCGCAGGAGAAGAGGCACATGGCCCCAGAGGAGGGGTTAATAATTTCGTTCGAGATGGAGCAGACGAGCTTGTGCTCCTCATTCAACTTGTTTTTGCAGAGCACCAAGTCTTTGAGGGACCCGATGTGAGAAAACGCTTCGTAGTGGGGGTCCTCCAgttttcgcttcttcttctttttgcctTGCCTGGCCAGAATGAGGCTCAGGATGTGCTCCGTGTTGTAGAGGTAGCCGCGGCGGCAGCAGAAGAAGGGCTCCTTCAGCGattcctgcgggggggggcggtgATGGTAGCGGTGAGGATAGCGGTGATGGTAGCGGTGAGGATGGCAGTTGGAGTGGCTATGCGAATCCCAGGTGGGGGGTCCACTCCCTCCAGTAGCGGCTAAATAGGGAACGCCGCAAAATGGGTCAACCGCGCCGCTCCCCGTTCGCCGCTATCCTCCAGCCGGCCCACCTGCGAAATCGCGCAGTGAGTCATGTAATGCTCCTTCAGCTCCTTCTTGTTGCTCCTACACTGGTTCAGCGTCACGAGGGTGTTTTTGCCGTAGCCCAGGCTCCCCGTGCTTTCATTCAGCCTCTTGTGTTTCATTCGAACCAGGTCCACCCGCTGGGGCAAGCTGCCTCCgtctccccccattttggatGCGCAGTCCTTCCAGCGGGggttccaaaaaaggggcaaaagaTGTTATCCCTTTGGGGTTCCTCAACTTGGCGAGTTTTTCACGTGCGGGGGgagcgtgaaaaaaaaaaaaaaaaaaaaaagagcaacaAAAAGAGCAACAAAAAGGATTACAGAAGGGATTACAAAAGGGGTAGCAAAAGGGGTAGCAAAAGGGGTAGCAAAAAGGACTATAAAAAGGAGTAACCGAACGGATTACAAACAGGAGTAGCCGGCGGGGCATGTCCTCTTCTCCCTGTCCGCGCAGTGCCCCCTGTATGCGTCCTTCCCCAGTGTGCTGCTTCGCACGCCGCTCGCCCGCTTCGAGACGCCCGTGCAGACGTGCCAAGTGGGCgaataaaatgcattttgCGTAAATCAGTCGTACGGCTAAGCGTTTTGGCCTTTCACTTGGTCCACGTGCGGGTGTTGCGAAAACTGGGGTGACTCCATCTTCGCAAAAGTGGCCTTTTCGCTCTGCGCCGTTCAGCGTTATCGGCGGGATGAAGCACAGGAGGGagattttgttatttttttttttattttttttttattttttttttatttttttttatttttcttcacgAAGGGGCAACTCAACTGGAGCGAACTGCACACGCACGTCACTTTCATAAAGaagcaaacgggggggagTACCCCTTGTGGTGAATTAAGCAAACGTGCGAGGGTACACGTATACGTATGCGCATACGCATAGGCATACACGCTTCTCCCCTCAGGTGAATACGTTTACGCCTGTACGCTGGCATCCCCCTCGTGCAGGTGGCCCGTCGAAGAATCAGACAAGCAAAgcggccatttttttttttttttttttctttcactcCCCCCAAATCTTGCAAACGTTGGAgacctcccccttttcctcccctggGGCCACTTTTGGAGCattgcaaaatgggtgaCATTTATTCAAAGAGGCACAAATACCTAAACAATGGTGAGGCGCATGAGAGGTGGCAGTCGATGGAGCTTCTCTCATGTGTGGATGTGATGAGGCCCTGCTGTTgattgtttttccttctatGTTGGGAGCAACCCGTTTGTCACACCTATCCCAAAGGGGAGTTCAAAAGGAAGGTTGTCTTTTCCCATTCTttgctttctccttttttgctttcccattctttgctctccttttgtgcccccctcccccatcGCAGGCGTCGTCATCTACGAGTGGGAGCAGAGCATCGACGAGATTAACATATTCATCAACATGAATTCCAAAGTGGTTAGCAAGAAGGACCTAGACATTGAGCTCAAGAGTAGGCGAATGCGAATTGGGTTGAAAGGAATGGAGAGTTTTTTGGAGGGGGAGCTGTCCGGCCTCATCGACGAGGGCTGCTCCTACTGGTTTATTGAAGATAAGAGTTTGCACATCCTTCTAACCAAAGTGAGGAAGGCAGAAACGTGGAGCAGCGTCTTTAAGGGGCACAAGTGCATCAATGCCGTTGATGAGGATAACACTCGGAAGCAAATTCTTTTGGAGCGCTTCCAGCACGAGTACCCCACGTTTGACTTTTCATCGGCTGCGTTCAACGGCCAGGTGCCCGACGCGCGCACCTTCATGGGCGGCCTCAAGTACTAGGGGTGGTCAGAGGCGCAACGGTTGGAGAGGAGCGCAGCGGTTGGAGAGAAGCACAACGTCTGAGGGGCACCCCCTGGGGAAAAGAAGCGCCCCTGCAGAAACTGCTTCACCACCGCAAAAACTGCTTCGCCAACCGCTTGAACCACCTCGCCCTAGGGAGCGCTCCCCGTCAACTTCCCCAGCAGAGCGCTCCTCCGCTCAAAGAGCGCCTTCGCCTGGGTGTCCTCCGCACTCTGCTTCGTAAGGGCAGTCCTTATGTTGTTGGCCTGCTGCAGCTTCAACGCCTTTCTACAGTGggtgaaatttaaaaagctaTGCATGCACGTGCCCTCTCTTTCTTGCTCCGTTAACTGGTAATTGCCTTTTAGGCACCGAAAGAAAATTGAGCCAACCAGCCTACAGGGGTTATCTGTAGTTGTGCTGTTTTCCCACATCTTCCTATACACATCTGCCTTGTATTCCTTTGCATCCAAGCTGAGTGTATCCTCTAGTGTGGGCTTCCCATTGACTATGTCGTGCCACAACATCTTCTCCTTCaagtctatttttttattaatcgACAGTCCCACAATGTTATAGTTAGTGAAGAGGTTATGCAGGGAGTAGTTCAGCTCCATGTTAAGTCTCCTCTTGATGAACCAACTTttgatttccttttcgattGCTGCGATTTCTCCCTTCAGCTTAAACGCCACCTCGTCTTCGCTTTGGAGTCTCTCGATGTGGGTGCTCATTTTGGGCTGCCAATTGAGCGGTTTCTTCGGCAGAGGAGGTAGGCGGCTGCACCTGTGCGGGGGATTCGCTGGGGTGACCGGAGGGGGCTCTTTTCCAATCGCGCAGCCTATAGATACACGCGCGTACGTGTGAGCACCACTATGGGGAGGCTTTCACtgtcaatttaaaaaatttctccCTTAGGATGTGTACGTTAGGGGGGGGATACCCATTCGATTCGCTCGCTTAACTTCACTTAGAAGATGCGGCGGGGTGTCCCTTTAAGCGCCCCTTCCGATGTGTAATTGGGGAGGTCACACCGGGGGGGGTGATCCAACAGAAGTGCCCTTCGCTGGTTAAGCTTTGAACAAGCGGTTGCGTTCGTGCGAGGGTGTTGCTGCGATGCGATGTGATGTTAtgctttgttttgctttttgcTACCTTTtgctgctgcttttttttttttttttattttccttcccacGGGCTTGCCCCTCAAAAGGGAGATTACACTTCGTGGGGGTGGTGCCCTGCGGATCGGAAACGCGCCATGCGGGGTTGCCAAGttgattgaaaaaaaaaaaaaaaacagccaactGAGTTGCTACgcaattttgttttgcccGCCGAGTTGccttaaaaaagaattccccCCTTCCTCCCCTCTATGAATCGAGCAACGGTTGGGGAACGCGCTGCCCCAGGCAGCTGCgcttaaaggggaaaatcccGCCCACCGGTGATGGAGCTGATTAGGACCCCTTCTACTATGTGTGCAGGAGGCACTCCTCTGTTTAATGCCCCGCGTAGGGCAAGCAGCACTTCCAAGGAAGACCCAGCGTGACAGTCACCCCATGTGCACATCCACACCCGCTGCGAAACAATTACAGGCGGGGGCACATCTGGTTACTGATTCTGATGCCCGTTGGAAAAGCGGTCAACGCAAAAGCAACGGgggttattttattgtttagATAATTGCCCCCTTgagggtacttttttttttttttttttgtgcccctttACGGTAGAGGGATCACTATGGCTAGCTAAAAAGCTGTGGATGTATAAAATGGGAGgtgcgaaaaaaggggctaGCTGTTTAATTCGCTTCGCCGTTCGTCGCTTTGCATGGCTAGCCGGGCTGGCTGCTCGCTGGTTGGTGCACTTTGTCTTGGCTTCTTTTTCGGGGTGCGGCCCCTCCCCGCCCTGATGTGCCGCAGAAGGGGCTAACAAATAAGCATACGCATTAGGGTATGCCACACATGAGGGTGGGCATACACATGCGGATACGCATTTCCTTGTACGCGTTTTTTCACGTACCCCTTAAGGAGAACCTGAGCATAGAGGGGCGGACGGGGGGACCAAGGGAATTAAGCCCCCGAGGGGTGGGGGAAGTATCACGACTGAGCACCCACCGGGCAGCGGGGCGACGTTGCCAGATGTACATACACCGCTCCTTCGTATGTGGGGGGTGGGAAAAgcacccaaaaaaaaaaaatgtattcacgtatgtacgtacgttTGCATGCACGTTCGCTGCTACGTCTGCATGCGCGTTAGCACTGGTGTGTGCGTGTTCCCCTTCGGGGACGCTTGCGAGTACGCGCTGACATGACGCGGGGGGTAGCCCCGTGTGCATTTGCATGCAGCGCCGTTCCAGCGCCACCCCGTTAGCCCAACTTTTCCCCCGGGGGAAACGGCCAACGTGCTGAGGAACCCAACATGTGCTCGCAGGGTATGCGTAAGCGGGGCGGTCGCTTCTGGCTCCAGTACGCCACATCATGGTTTTTTTGCATGTCctctttttcgcttcccccttttcgcttccccttttttaaaataaatttcttccccccaacACAGTTTTGTaaaacccttttttaaacCAACCTCCAGtttagatgaaaaaaaagagtcacAAAAAGGATTCCCATCGTGTTTCCCACCTCAtggtgtttttccccccatcgTGTTTTCCACCCCATCGTGTTCTTCACCTCATCGTGTTTTCCACCCCATCGTGTTCTTCACCTCATCGTGTTTTCCACCCCATCGTGTTCTTCACCCCATcgtgttttttcccccatcgTGTTTTCCACCCCATCGTGTTTTCCACCCCATCGTGTTCTTCACCTCATCGTGTTCTTCACTTCATAGTGTTTTTCCACCCATTATTAAGCTTCCTTCCACAGGAAGTCCCCCCAGAGCCTTCgtttgccttatttttaattttgcccGTTTGTAGAAGTTGGGGGTGCGCGCCGGCTGATTCGTTTCGGTTGATGCGTTTCGGTTGATGCGTTTCGGTTGATTCGTTTCAGCTGATGTGCTTCCGTTGATGTGCTTCAGCTGATGTGCTTCCGTCGATGTGCTTCAGCTGATGTGCTTCCGTCGATGTGCTTCCGTCGATGCGTGCTTGCCTACAGCTGCGCGCACCCCCCGGAGTGAAGCAGGACACGCCCTGTCGCCTTGctccctcttccccttttgaataCCCATCAACgctacactttttttaactccctTTGTAACGGCGCAGATTaatcattttcatttcttccccaGATGGATGGCCAGTGCTGCCACTCCGTTGTGTCCATTTATGAACCCAGTGAGGCATCTTACTGAAACACATTcactcctctttttttttttttttttttaatcttccATTTGGTGTGGTAAGGTAAGGGCGCAGTTCCTTCTTACGTCCAGTTGATCCTCCTCAGTCTGCGTCATCTGCTGGTGGGGAGAGCTACATCTGTGTGAATGCGCCACTTAGACACGCCAGCGGGTGTTCACTCATCTGCTCCGTGAGATAAGAAGTTCACGGCAGGTAAGTGCACTAACTCCACTTCAACCTGCTCGTCCGTTGTGAAATCCTGCGTTTCCACCTTGTGGGTACTTTGTGGGTACTTTGTGAGCGCCTTGTCTGTAGTTGCACGTGCCCACAAATGAAAGTTTTCCCCGACGCGCAGCACACTCCACGTAGTATGCACCACGTAGTACTCTCCACGCGGGGGCACTCCTTCACCAGGCATAGATTGACCCCTTTGCCAACTGGGGAGAAATACACCTGAACATGTGCAGGCGATTTTACAGCTGCTGTGCTATGTGCGATTAATTTGAGATACATCTCATCTCATTTGCAAGTGCTCCCTTTCCGTATCTCCGTGCCGTTACGTTCCACCGACTGGGCGATTCACCTGCTATTTTTAGGAGCACACCAGGTGGAGAGGGGGTGCCTCCGGAAGCAGCCAACCACCGGTGCCCCCCCAACGTGTTGCTCTTCATTACAGTCACGGAGGGTTACCCCCCCCTAAGTGATCTTTTGGATggtgccccctttttcaaaTACATGACTACTCGGTGtgtcttcccccctgtgagATGTTTTTTCGCTGCCCCAttttattaacttttttCGCTGCCTTTTGAAAGCCTTCCGCATGTAGAGACGtgcctccctttttaagCCCGCTGCACTTCCAACGATTATTAACACGCCTTGTTAActctcctctttttaatgCCCCTGCACGTGTGCACTTACATACGAGTTTATGCCAATCACCTGCGCGGCCCACCCATGCACTCCCCCCGCGGTGCCCACTGGACCACTTCTTCCCACTCCAGCCTCTCATTTTTGGAAGTGGCCCAGCGTTAGGTGTAGACCCGTTGCGTATTCGCAGCTGAGCTCATCTTCAGGagattttacttttaaaaaaggggataaaatatatcacgCGAATAGCCCTTCACACTTACCCCGCGTTATAAGTTGTACCAATCGATTTGGTTGCATCTTCAGTCATTGTGTGTCTCTCCTTCCTCTTTGGTGAGGGGACATCTCTCCTAGCGATCCCTTGCTGAGTGCGAAGCGTCCTTTTTGTGGcagtttgcccctttttcattgtgcgttttttttttttttttttttttttggggagggGCACTATATCCCATGAATGGTTAATTCATACGAGTGTACACAAGTAGGTACATACGTACACGCTGCTCACCGCATGCATCTGCTTAtggacttcctccccccagcTTGCATTTCCATCCGTGTGCATACCCCCTTTGGGGAATTCCCTCTGCGAGTTGCTCATCAGTGGGGCAGTTTGCCTACCAGATAGAGGTAACCTacgggaggaaaaaataaaataaaaaaaaaaaaaaaaaacatatataaagcATATCCTCCGTTGGTGAACAGATTTGTGTCCCCCCACGAGGTCACACGTGGCTGCTCTTCCCCACGCGGTCACACCTAGCTGCTCTTTCCCACGCGCTTCCTCATAGAGAAGTCCCCACTTTTGCGGCACTGCGTTGGGGGAAGTTACGCAAAGGAACGAGTCTCTCCTGTGTGCATACTCgagtgtacattttttttttctttttttcgcaagGGAGTTGTTTCCCCGGCGAGGAGTAT harbors:
- a CDS encoding hypothetical protein (encoded by transcript PVX_099770A), with amino-acid sequence MTTAGIAPANVATPEPRGGAKLGRPDPASRAAKKGPLTSQRRDARQSQRAPNKKEGNLCVESISSTSKGSRQGALKAKVHSRVDTGNAGQSTRSGTRREKNAFHETGTLLRGKVTSEAKAAQSAPRRKVSGVRSVSDAREQRAISQKILNTSINFDETQNLSDEDQLIFDSYLNEAGAKREDNLEDIIRNQVALFERDFL
- a CDS encoding hypothetical protein (encoded by transcript PVX_099775A), which translates into the protein MTPSDESGYKVRRGGNPSREISLRRTANPGEDPLFSIPSDYQLEAPILLNGEEADDSPDGTLARVEKKEKDDGGNYDGGSYDGRSYDGSSYDSLVEDFFENAIKNAKRVKKEKQHGGSERSERSERNDRSAEGEKSEGEAKNALQRQSENSTVEEKKKDPRKVTIKKKAIQWNSEMLKKKLNKPLMPLLRRKKKSMHLLIKKKKKSHPKMASQANHASEWNSYQNDLDKFKLTKEELEQKRNSLKSKNLDKVKVEYQQRLQRMRAGGNGAAPARKSAPATAQAVRGIKKPTKATTATAANTAITTNLASLPKGGRIKSNEEQTINECNPRGEGSLRCASHQGSRKKDHPKLKQSSTVKTTKRMKERGGHSSSDVNNNHAGGPYNDHLGSPPHMHSSEGKYPSVDLPHSDGFSSGGQCSEWGKHNRRVTQQKGRHLPNGRSKRTQLHKWSALNEPHRSNQFGANQTLRGGYLASSDDYSSLLNGYSSGCEFGRFSSHSVRRKGKSRPQKGPPNWRDNCYADHEGEPPSWEKRNRTHNQFYSHNNHSDSDRVTISTDGSASTGESTLEYFAQELKKRNELLSPIIGSFNIREDPLEDLPPQRRGEFQEKKFYPNLTVRLFAEGGCRPVDASSFRDDSSQDGGSHDGSSPSSGTSSAGTTQLDHLWDSDYTEEIKKLRSAPQVDQDMLRLKRAKLETFNAIKKMVQSVRAFSCEGDLEGATPSFAKTTTRTHMRRRRPDSWRPTQVTKRRNVTKRRNVSKSQSQFTVNITITCP
- a CDS encoding hypothetical protein, conserved (encoded by transcript PVX_099780A), translated to MGGDGGSLPQRVDLVRMKHKRLNESTGSLGYGKNTLVTLNQCRSNKKELKEHYMTHCAISQESLKEPFFCCRRGYLYNTEHILSLILARQGKKKKKRKLEDPHYEAFSHIGSLKDLVLCKNKLNEEHKLVCSISNEIINPSSGAMCLFSCGCVFSKKVFSHANIAKENACTACNTQFKPSDVIEIANVEQPLIGKKKKKMKTKGEQGDKEERSDKSQTGKKLHTGEKLHGEHKEQGPNK
- a CDS encoding nuclear movement protein, putative (encoded by transcript PVX_099785A) encodes the protein MGDIYSKRHKYLNNGVVIYEWEQSIDEINIFINMNSKVVSKKDLDIELKSRRMRIGLKGMESFLEGELSGLIDEGCSYWFIEDKSLHILLTKVRKAETWSSVFKGHKCINAVDEDNTRKQILLERFQHEYPTFDFSSAAFNGQVPDARTFMGGLKY
- a CDS encoding hypothetical protein, conserved (encoded by transcript PVX_099790A), with translation MSTHIERLQSEDEVAFKLKGEIAAIEKEIKSWFIKRRLNMELNYSLHNLFTNYNIVGLSINKKIDLKEKMLWHDIVNGKPTLEDTLSLDAKEYKADVYRKMWENSTTTDNPCRLVGSIFFRCLKGNYQLTEQEREGTCMHSFLNFTHCRKALKLQQANNIRTALTKQSAEDTQAKALFERRSALLGKLTGSAP